One Pyrus communis chromosome 4, drPyrComm1.1, whole genome shotgun sequence genomic region harbors:
- the LOC137731576 gene encoding cyclin-dependent kinase B2-2-like produces MEMIGGEANKGATAMEAFEKLEKVGEGTYGKVYRAREKATGKIVALKKTRLHEDEEGVPPTTLREVSILRMLSRDPHIVKLMDVKQGQNKEGKTVLYLVFEYMDTDLKKFIRTFRQSGEHIPSPIVKSLMFQLCKGVAFCHGHGILHRDLKPHNLLMDRETMMLKIADLGLARAFTVPLKKYTHEILTLWYRAPEVLLGATHYSTAVDIWSVGCIFAELVTKQAIFPGDSELQQLLHIFRLLGTPNEDVWPGVSKLKDWHEYPQWSPQSLAKAVPNLDEMGLDLLLQMLQYDPAKRISAKAAMEHRYFDGLNKDSL; encoded by the exons atggagatGATCGGAGGAGAGGCGAATAAAGGAGCGACGGCGATGGAGGCGTTCGAGAAGCTTGAGAAGGTGGGAGAAGGGACGTACGGGAAGGTGTACAGAGCGAGAGAGAAGGCGACTGGGAAGATTGTCGCCCTCAAGAAGACTCGCCTCCACGAGGACGAGGAAGGCGTCCCTCCCACCACTCTCCGCGAGGTCTCCATTCTCCGCATGCTCTCCCGAGACCCCCACATCGTCAA GTTGATGGATGTGAAACAAGGGCAGAACAAGGAAGGAAAGACTGTACTCTACTTGGTGTTTGAGTACATGGACACTGATCTCAAGAAATTCATCCGCACCTTCCGTCAATCTGGAGAGCACATTCCCTCCCCCATCGTTAAA AGCCTGATGTTCCAACTGTGCAAAGGTGTTGCCTTTTGCCATGGTCATGGAATTTTGCACAG GGATCTTAAGCCTCACAATCTCCTGATGGACCGTGAGACTATGATGCTTAAAATTGCAGATCTTGGACTTGCTAGAGCTTTCACTGTGCCACTCAAGAAGTATACTCATGAG ATATTGACCCTTTGGTATAGGGCTCCTGAAGTCCTTCTGGGAGCTACACACTACTCAACTGCAGTGGATATTTGGTCTGTTGGCTGTATATTTG CCGAACTTGTCACGAAGCAAGCAATCTTCCCCGGGGATTCTGAGCTGCAGCAGCTCCTGCATATATTCAG GTTGTTGGGCACTCCAAATGAGGATGTGTGGCCAGGTGTAAGCAAACTCAAGGACTGGCATGAGTACCCCCAATGGAGTCCCCAAAGTTTGGCAAAGGCTGTTcccaatttggacgaaatgggGTTGGATCTGTTGTTG CAAATGTTGCAATACGATCCTGCTAAACGCATTTCAGCAAAGGCAGCTATGGAGCACCGTTACTTTGATGGTTTGAACAAGGATTCTCTCTGA
- the LOC137731710 gene encoding peptidyl-prolyl cis-trans isomerase FKBP43-like isoform X2, giving the protein MAFWGVEVKPGNPFTHIFDGLKGRLHVSMATLGNGTATKKSTLQCNVGNKSPVYLCSLFPEKAESLQINVEFEECEEVIFSVLGPRSVHLSGHYLPRHQHHNFDDDNSESYGEDIANSETKMSVDSEEDKYEDSFINDEDPKVFPASPVLDSEEELLDEHKPHNGKGHRRRLRKMYQVSESEVEGEDDDRCLTSSLYKKKSGTRNTTEEVEEKVGKRAVDTTTSNETEDGVFNATETMNDADDVDVDGQLKRRFDLPVDTFLPSSEEGLEIGGTPKKNRKEQPDDKALEYGFREKEDKAQNVEIKVESRTQNLCVEDGQEQRVANHIALEGPDDFSRHSTEVNLENCGKLKKKRKERPEDTALKAGILEKEDEKAQKDDTRAKNRIQNLCVEDGQEQMVANHIRAPEGPDDFPKPSTEVNLENGGKLKKKWKERPKDKAFEKVDEAQKDDTRAQIQTQILCVVDRQEQKVAKHIVPEGPDDLSKPTVEVNLENGERPKKKRKKREEGKILEIVCTNLDDVVKEDKGQQDEAKGGICPDLPVRSEQNQQSAKDGNSGHDSGRFVDGQSDEKKVKKKKKKSKTEAHEVAANTDVPLLSAEDNANAKSSQVKTFPSGLSIEELEAGKPDGKVATSGKKISVHYVGKLKENGNVIDSTDGSAPYRFRLGKGEVIDGWDVGIDGMRVGEKRRLVIPPSLAYGSRGDGAGIPPNSWLEYDVELVKAH; this is encoded by the exons ATGGCTTTCTGGG GAGTCGAAGTGAAACCCGGAAATCCTTTCACTCACATATTTGATGGCTTGAAGGGACGCCTTCACGTTTCAATG GCCACACTGGGGAATGGGACTGCGACGAAAAAAAGCACACTTCAGTGTAATGTGGGAAACAAGAGTCCTGTATATCTATGCTCCTTGTTTCCTGAGAAGGCTGAGTCATTGCAAataaatgtggagtttgaagaGTGTGAGGAAGTCATCTTCTCAGTTCTTGGCCCTCGGAGTGTTCACCTATCTGGCCACTATCTTCCTCGTCATCAACATCACAATTTTGATGATGATAATTC AGAATCTTATGGGGAAGATATTGCTAATTCTGAAACCAAGATGTCTGTTGATAGTGAAGAAGACAAGTATGAAGATAGTTTTATTAATGACGAGGACCCAAAAGTCTTCCCAGCTTCTCCTGTTCTTGATAGTGAAG AGGAGCTTTTGGATGAGCATAAACCTCATAATGGCAAGGGCCATCGAAGACGACTTCGGAAGATGTACCAAGTGAGTGAGTCCGAAGTGGAGGGTGAAGATGATGACAGATGCCTAACTTCCTCTTTGTACAAGAAAAAATCCGGTACTAGAAACACAACAGAGGAAGTTGAAGAAAAAGTTGGCAAGAGAGCCGTAGATACCACTACTAGCAATGAAACAGAGGATGGTGTCTTTAATGCTACTGAAACAATGAATGATGCTGATGATGTGGATGTAGATGGTCAGTTGAAAAG GCGATTTGACCTGCCAGTAGATACCTTCCTACCTTCTTCTGAAGAAGGCCTTGAAATTGGTGGAACACCAAAGAAAAATAGGAAAGAACAGCCGGATGATAAAGCACTTGAATATGGTTTTCGTGAAAAAGAGGACAAAGCCCAAAATGTTGAAATCAAGGTTGAAAGTAGGACCCAAAATTTGTGTGTGGAGGATGGACAAGAACAGAGGGTGGCCAATCATAT CGCACTTGAAGGGCCAGATGATTTTTCAAGGCATTCAACAGAGGTCAACCTTGAAAATTGTggaaaactgaagaaaaaaaggaaagagcGGCCAGAGGATACAGCACTTAAAGCTGGTATCCTTGaaaaggaggatgaaaaagcCCAGAAAGATGACACCAGAGCCAAAAATAGGATCCAAAATTTGTGTGTGGAGGATGGACAAGAACAGATGGTGGCCAACCATAT CCGTGCACCTGAAGGGCCAGATGATTTCCCAAAGCCTTCAACAGAGGTCAACCTTGAAAATGGTGGAAAGCtgaagaaaaaatggaaagaacGGCCGAAGGATAAAGCATTTGAAAAGGTGGACGAAGCCCAGAAAGATGACACTAGAGCCCAAATACAGACCCAAATTTTGTGCGTTGTAGACCGACAAGAACAGAAGGTGGCCAAACATAT TGTACCTGAGGGGCCAGATGATTTGTCAAAGCCCACAGTAGAGGTCAACCTTGAAAATGGTGAAAggccaaagaagaaaaggaagaagcgTGAGGAGGGGAAAATATTGGAGATTGTCTGCACTAACCTTGATGATGTTGTTAAAGAGGATAAAGGGCAGCAGGATGAGGCAAAGGGTGGCATCTGCCCAGATCTACCTGTGAGGAGTGAGCAAAATCAGCAGTCAGCCAAGGATGG CAATTCTGGCCATGATTCTGGTAGATTTGTTGATGGTCAATCTGATGAAAAGAAagttaaaaagaagaagaagaaaagtaaaACTGAAGCACATGAGGTAGCTGCGAACACGGATGTGCCTCTCTTGTCAGCAGAAGATAATGCTAATGCCAAGTCATCTCAAGTTAAGACCTTCCCAAGTGGATTAAGTATTGAGGAGTTGGAAGCTGGAAAACCGGATGGCAAAGTTGCCACATCGGGGAAAAAG ATAAGTGTTCACTATGTAGGCAAGTTGAAAGAGAACGGCAATGTAATCGACTCCACTGACGGCAGTGCTCCTTACAGGTTTCGCTTAG GCAAAGGAGAAGTTATAGATGGTTGGGATGTTGGCATTGATG GTATGCGAGTTGGTGAAAAAAGAAGACTTGTTATACCCCCGTCATTGGC CTATGGGAGTAGAGGAGATGGTGCAGGTATACCACCAAACTCATGGCTGGAATATGATGTTGAATTAGTGAAAGCTCATTAA
- the LOC137731710 gene encoding peptidyl-prolyl cis-trans isomerase FKBP43-like isoform X1 has protein sequence MAFWGVEVKPGNPFTHIFDGLKGRLHVSMATLGNGTATKKSTLQCNVGNKSPVYLCSLFPEKAESLQINVEFEECEEVIFSVLGPRSVHLSGHYLPRHQHHNFDDDNSESYGEDIANSETKMSVDSEEDKYEDSFINDEDPKVFPASPVLDSEEELLDEHKPHNGKGHRRRLRKMYQVSESEVEGEDDDRCLTSSLYKKKSGTRNTTEEVEEKVGKRAVDTTTSNETEDGVFNATETMNDADDVDVDGQLKRRFDLPVDTFLPSSEEGLEIGGTPKKNRKEQPDDKALEYGFREKEDKAQNVEIKVESRTQNLCVEDGQEQRVANHIALEGPDDFSRHSTEVNLENCGKLKKKRKERPEDTALKAGILEKEDEKAQKDDTRAKNRIQNLCVEDGQEQMVANHIRAPEGPDDFPKPSTEVNLENGGKLKKKWKERPKDKAFEKVDEAQKDDTRAQIQTQILCVVDRQEQKVAKHISVPEGPDDLSKPTVEVNLENGERPKKKRKKREEGKILEIVCTNLDDVVKEDKGQQDEAKGGICPDLPVRSEQNQQSAKDGNSGHDSGRFVDGQSDEKKVKKKKKKSKTEAHEVAANTDVPLLSAEDNANAKSSQVKTFPSGLSIEELEAGKPDGKVATSGKKISVHYVGKLKENGNVIDSTDGSAPYRFRLGKGEVIDGWDVGIDGMRVGEKRRLVIPPSLAYGSRGDGAGIPPNSWLEYDVELVKAH, from the exons ATGGCTTTCTGGG GAGTCGAAGTGAAACCCGGAAATCCTTTCACTCACATATTTGATGGCTTGAAGGGACGCCTTCACGTTTCAATG GCCACACTGGGGAATGGGACTGCGACGAAAAAAAGCACACTTCAGTGTAATGTGGGAAACAAGAGTCCTGTATATCTATGCTCCTTGTTTCCTGAGAAGGCTGAGTCATTGCAAataaatgtggagtttgaagaGTGTGAGGAAGTCATCTTCTCAGTTCTTGGCCCTCGGAGTGTTCACCTATCTGGCCACTATCTTCCTCGTCATCAACATCACAATTTTGATGATGATAATTC AGAATCTTATGGGGAAGATATTGCTAATTCTGAAACCAAGATGTCTGTTGATAGTGAAGAAGACAAGTATGAAGATAGTTTTATTAATGACGAGGACCCAAAAGTCTTCCCAGCTTCTCCTGTTCTTGATAGTGAAG AGGAGCTTTTGGATGAGCATAAACCTCATAATGGCAAGGGCCATCGAAGACGACTTCGGAAGATGTACCAAGTGAGTGAGTCCGAAGTGGAGGGTGAAGATGATGACAGATGCCTAACTTCCTCTTTGTACAAGAAAAAATCCGGTACTAGAAACACAACAGAGGAAGTTGAAGAAAAAGTTGGCAAGAGAGCCGTAGATACCACTACTAGCAATGAAACAGAGGATGGTGTCTTTAATGCTACTGAAACAATGAATGATGCTGATGATGTGGATGTAGATGGTCAGTTGAAAAG GCGATTTGACCTGCCAGTAGATACCTTCCTACCTTCTTCTGAAGAAGGCCTTGAAATTGGTGGAACACCAAAGAAAAATAGGAAAGAACAGCCGGATGATAAAGCACTTGAATATGGTTTTCGTGAAAAAGAGGACAAAGCCCAAAATGTTGAAATCAAGGTTGAAAGTAGGACCCAAAATTTGTGTGTGGAGGATGGACAAGAACAGAGGGTGGCCAATCATAT CGCACTTGAAGGGCCAGATGATTTTTCAAGGCATTCAACAGAGGTCAACCTTGAAAATTGTggaaaactgaagaaaaaaaggaaagagcGGCCAGAGGATACAGCACTTAAAGCTGGTATCCTTGaaaaggaggatgaaaaagcCCAGAAAGATGACACCAGAGCCAAAAATAGGATCCAAAATTTGTGTGTGGAGGATGGACAAGAACAGATGGTGGCCAACCATAT CCGTGCACCTGAAGGGCCAGATGATTTCCCAAAGCCTTCAACAGAGGTCAACCTTGAAAATGGTGGAAAGCtgaagaaaaaatggaaagaacGGCCGAAGGATAAAGCATTTGAAAAGGTGGACGAAGCCCAGAAAGATGACACTAGAGCCCAAATACAGACCCAAATTTTGTGCGTTGTAGACCGACAAGAACAGAAGGTGGCCAAACATAT CAGTGTACCTGAGGGGCCAGATGATTTGTCAAAGCCCACAGTAGAGGTCAACCTTGAAAATGGTGAAAggccaaagaagaaaaggaagaagcgTGAGGAGGGGAAAATATTGGAGATTGTCTGCACTAACCTTGATGATGTTGTTAAAGAGGATAAAGGGCAGCAGGATGAGGCAAAGGGTGGCATCTGCCCAGATCTACCTGTGAGGAGTGAGCAAAATCAGCAGTCAGCCAAGGATGG CAATTCTGGCCATGATTCTGGTAGATTTGTTGATGGTCAATCTGATGAAAAGAAagttaaaaagaagaagaagaaaagtaaaACTGAAGCACATGAGGTAGCTGCGAACACGGATGTGCCTCTCTTGTCAGCAGAAGATAATGCTAATGCCAAGTCATCTCAAGTTAAGACCTTCCCAAGTGGATTAAGTATTGAGGAGTTGGAAGCTGGAAAACCGGATGGCAAAGTTGCCACATCGGGGAAAAAG ATAAGTGTTCACTATGTAGGCAAGTTGAAAGAGAACGGCAATGTAATCGACTCCACTGACGGCAGTGCTCCTTACAGGTTTCGCTTAG GCAAAGGAGAAGTTATAGATGGTTGGGATGTTGGCATTGATG GTATGCGAGTTGGTGAAAAAAGAAGACTTGTTATACCCCCGTCATTGGC CTATGGGAGTAGAGGAGATGGTGCAGGTATACCACCAAACTCATGGCTGGAATATGATGTTGAATTAGTGAAAGCTCATTAA